GACGAGGTCGACAAGTTGGGCCATGATTTTCGCGGCGATCCGGCTTCGGCTTTGCTTGAGGTGCTCGACCCGGAGCAGAACGACACCTTTACCGATCATTACCTGGATGTTCCCTTCAATCTTTCGCGGGTCATGTTCATCACGACGGCCAACCTCCTCGATACGATTCCCGGCCCCCTTCGCGATCGGATGGAGGTGATTCGTCTGTCCGGTTACAGCGACGAGGAAAAGCTGCAGATCGCTCTCAGGCATCTTATTCCCAAACAGTTCGAGGAAAACGGTCTGTACGGCCATCATTTCATCTTCGAGCCGGCCACGATTCTGAAGCTGATCCGGGAATATACCCGTGAGGCGGGGGTGCGTTCCCTGGAACGGAGGATCGCCTCCATCTGCCGCAAGGTGGCCAAGGAGATCACCCAAGGGGAAAAACCGCGGGTGAATCTCACGGAGTGCGAGGTCGAGGATCTTCTGGGAGCCCGCCGGTATTTCGCCAACGCCGCGGCGGAAGAAGACCGGGTGGGCGTTGCGACGGGCCTGGCCTGGACTGAAAACGGCGGCGACATCATCTTCGTCGAAGTCTCTTCGATGGCCGGCAAGAAGGAACTGACTCTGACAGGAAACCTCGGCGATGTGATGCGGGAGTCGGCCCGAACGGCCCTTTCCTATGTACGGGCCAATCACGGCCTGTTCGGCATCGATCCGCAATTCTTCGAGCGGACCGACCTGCACATTCACGTCCCCGCAGGCGCCATTCCCAAAGACGGACCGTCCGCAGGAGTGACCATCGCCACCGCACTGATTTCCCTGCTGACCGGACGCCCATCCCGGCGCCAGGTGGCCATGACCGGTGAACTGACCCTTTCCGGCCGCATCCTTCCCATCGGGGGAATCAAGGAAAAAGTGCTGGCGGCCAACCGGGCCGGCGTGAAAACGGTCCTGATACCGGGCCACAATATGGATAACCTTCGGGAGATCGACGAGGCGATCCGCGAAGGACTGGAAATCGTGCCGGTCGAGAGCATGGAGGATATCATTTCCATCGCCCTGATCGAGGGTTGCGATCTGAAAAAGAAAAAGCTGCCGTCGGATTCCATTCCCACGCCCCCTATGGCACCCTAGCACTGTAACAGGATTCCGGAACATTTTTTTCGTTGTCAGTGAAGCGGTAGCGTAACGGTTGTCGTTGTCGCAACCGCAGTGGCGGCTTTTTACCTTGCTTACGATCATGGCAACGATAACGAGAAAGATAACGATAACGACCAGGATGACCGCGAGTGACCTTTACTGAAGCCGGTTTATGGGGTTGCGGAACTGTTGTCTACTTGTTGTATACTGCCAGGGAGAAAAACCGACCCCTGAGAGGAGGGAAGTAAAGAATGAGACTTCAGTGGATTTTCGGGCGGCTGGCGGCCGCCCTGCTGTTACTGGCGGTTCCGTTTTCGGCGCCAGAGGCTGCCGAAACGGTGGACGGGCAGACAGCCGCCCTCGAGGAGAAAGTCCTCCAGGCGGGAACGCTCGAGGAGAAGGTTCGGGAACATACTTTTGCCAATGGTTTGAAGCTGCTGGTGGTGGAAAGGCCTTCAGCGCCTATTTTTACCGCATATTTGACCGTCGGTGTGGGCGGGGTGGATGAAGCCAGTTCCATGCGAGGCATGGCCCATTTCCTGGAACATCTGAGATTCAAGGGAACCCGGACCATCGGCACCACCGACTTCGCCAAGGAAAAACCGCTGCTTGACAGTATCGAGGAAGCGGGAGAAGCCCTCGACCGCATGCGGCTGCGCAAGGATGCCGACCCGGCTCAAATCGCGGAACTGGAAAAACGTCTGGACGAACTGCAGGAGCGGCACCGGCGTTTCGTCATCAAGGACGAGTTCGCCGGCATCTATGCCCGCCACGGCGGGGTCGGCTACAATGCTTTCACCAGCAAGGACCTGACCTCCTATCTCATCTCACTGCCGGCCAACAAACTCGAACTCTGGGCCGCCATCGAGTCCGACCGGATGAAGAATGCGGTGCTGCGGGAATTCTATACCGAACGGGACGTGGTCATGGAGGAGCGTCGTCGCTCCTACGACACCAATCCCGACGGACTGCTCTACGAAAACCTTATCGCCACGGCTTTTACTGTTCACCCGTACCGCAACCCGGTTATCGGCTGGCCTTCCGATATTGCCAATCTGACTCCCGACGAGGCCCACTGGTTCATGGAGAACTACTATATGCCCACCAATACAGTCATCGCCATTGTGGGGGCGGTGGATTTCGACAAGGTGGTCTCGGTGGTCGGAAAGTATTTCGGGGATATACCTCCCGGCACCTCGGTGCCGGAGGTGACGGCCGTGGAACCACCGCAACGGGGGGAGAAGCGGATTCATGTCCGGTTCGATTCGGAACCGAAACTGGCCATGGCTTTTCACAAACCGACCCTGCCGGAGAGAGCCGATTATGTGTTTGACGTCATCGACCAGTTGCTGGCCCAGGGTCGAACGTCCCGCCTGTACCAGTCGCTGGTTATCGACAAACAACTGGCCACATCCGTGTCCGCCTACGGCGCTCCCGGCTTTCGCTATCCCAACCTTTTCGTCATCAACGCCGTTCCCCGCCATCCCCATACCACCGGGGAGGTCGAAGCGGCCATTACGGAAGAATTGCAAAAACTTGCCGAAGAGCCTGTAACCGAAGAGGAACTGGCCCGGGTCCGCAACCGTTTGCAGGTCGAGCGTCTGCGGCTGCTCAAGAGCAACGATGGTCTGGCCGGTCAGTTGACCTTCTACGAGAGCGTGGCCGGCGACTGGCGTTACCTGGTCGATTATGACAAGCAGATCGCTACGGTAACCCCGTCGGAGATCATGCAGGTGGCCCGGCGTTATCTGACGCCGGCCAACCGCACCGTGGCCACCGTCGGCAATCAGGAGGGATGACCGATGCGAAAACTTTTTTTCCTCTTCATCTGCTTTTTTCTGCCGATCGCCTGGGTGTCATCGTCGCTGGCGCTGAATCCGAGAGCGTATGATGGGCCTCCGCTGGTCTTCGACCTGCCCGGGGTGGAGCGGGTCACCCTGCCCAATGGCATCCGTCTCTATCTGAAAGAGGACCATGAATTGCCCTTGGTGGAGGTCACCGCCATGATCGGTGCCGGCACCATCGGCGATCCCGCGGACAAGACGGGGCTCGGCCGGCTTTATGCCGCCCTTTTGCAGACCGGCGGCGCGGGTAATCTGTCTCCAGCCGATTTCGATGCCGAACTGGACCGTCTGGCTATCGATCTGGCGATCGGCGCCGACAGTTACGCTACGACCGCGGGGATGTCGATGCAGGCTTCCGATCTGCAGCGGGGGCTGGGACTGCTGGCGTCCGTTTTCCGTCAGCCCCGGTTCGATCCGCAACGGCTGGAGCTCGCCCGCCGTCAGCTGGTGGAGCAGATCCGGCGGCAGGACGATGATCCCGGCTTTGTCGCCAACCGGACCCTGCGCGAGGCTCTTTACGGCGACCATCCCCTGGGCCGCACACCGACGGTCGAAACCGCCGGTGCGGTGACTCGCGAAGATCTTCTCGATTTCCACCAACGGTTCAGCAGGCCCAATAACCTCTGGCTCGGCGTTTCCGGAGATTTCGATCGTGAACAGCTGATGAAGCTGTTGGACGACCTATTCGGAACCTGGCCTTCGGGGAATTTCGTCCAGCAAAAGATTCCTCCCCTGCCGCCGGCATCATCACCGGCGATCTATCCGGTGGTGAAGGACCTTCCGCAAACGACCCTTCTGCTTGGCGAAAGAGGCATTGACAAGGACAATCCGGATCTCTATGCGCTGCGGGTGATGAACTTCATCCTCGGCGGGGGAGGATTCAATTCCCGGTTGATGCGCGAGGTGCGCTCCAACCGGGGGCTGGCCTACTCGGTTTTCTCCTACTACGACATCGGCCGCCGTTTGCCGGGGCTGTTCATTGCTGGTACCGAGACCAAGACAGCCTCCGTTCCGGAGGTTGTCGATCTCATGCGCAGCCTCATGCAGCAGATGACCGAACGGCCGGTTTCCAATGAAGAACTCCGGCTGGCCAAGGAAAGCCTGATCAACTCCTTCGTTTTCGCTTTCGAAGATACCCACGAAATCGTCTCCCAGACCATGCGTCTCGATTTTTACGATTATCCCCCCGACTATCTGGAACGCTACCGCGACCGGGTGGCTGATGTGACCGTACCTCAGGTTCTGGATGTCGCACGCCGTTATCTCGATCCCCGGCAGCAGGTGATCGTTCTGGTCGGGGAACAGTTGGATTCCAGGCAGCTGGCGGAAGCTTTCGAACTGCCTGTTGCCCCCGGCAGAGATCTGGAGGATAAGGAAGAGCCGGAAAAGACGCGAAAGGCTGGATAACATTTCTGGTCATGTTATGTAACGATCGGGATCTTCCCGCGGGGGACACATGGACAATCCGAAAAAGAATCTGGACAGGATCAGGACTTTTTTTGCCGAGGAAATCTGGAATTACGATTCCAGCGAGTTGGGACGATGGCCAAAAATCTGGCTGCGTCTGGTGCAGGTCGTGTCCCTGGCCGTCAGGGATTTCTATTACGACAAATGTCTGTTGCGGGCCTCGGCCCTGACCTATACCACGCTCCTGTCCATCGTTCCCCTGCTTGCCCTGATGGTTGCCGTGCTGAAGGGGCTGGGCGTCCAGAACGTCATCGAGCCGCTTATTCTGGAACGGCTCGCCGGGGGGATGGACCAGGTTGTTGCCGCCATCTTCCGTTACATCGAAAACACCAATTTCGGGCGCCTTGGCTGGCTCGGACTGGTCTTTCTGGTGGTGTCGGTTCTGGCCCTGCTGTCCGGTATCGAGGAAAGTTTCAATCATATCTGGAGGGTCAAGGAAACCCGCACTCTGCTTCGCCGTTTTTCCGACTATTTCTCCGTCGTTCTGCTGGGGCCGATCCTGATTCTGGCGGCAGTCTCCATCAGCACAACCCTGCAGAGCCAGGTTCTGTTGCAGCGCCTGGTGGAAACCGCCTATGTGGGAGAGGCGATTGTGCTGATATTCAAACTGGTGCCCTTTCTGGTCATGTGGGCAGCCTTCATCTTTCTGTATCTGTTCATGCCCAACACCCGGGTCCGATTCCATGCCGCTCTGGTCGGAGGCGTCGTCGGCGGCACCATCTGGCAGCTCGTCCAGTGGGCCTACGTCCACTTCCAGTTCGGCGTGGCCAAGTACAACGCCATCTACGGAACGCTGGCCGCTCTGCCGGTCTTCATGATCTGGCTCTACATGTCCTGGGTCATCGTCCTGCTCGGACTGGAATTGACATACGCCGTGCAGAACGCTTCCACTTTACGTCAGGAACTGACCGATGGTCGGCTCAACTACGCCAGCCGGCAGCGGGTCGCCCTGACCATCCTGGTTCTGGTCGGCGAGGCTTTTTACCGGGGAAACCCTCCCTGGACCCGCATGCAGCTCTGCAATCAGCTGGGTCTGCCGGCCCGGCAGGTCACCGAACTTCTGGACGAGCTGCTGCACCTCGGGCTGCTGGTCGTGGTGCATGGCGAGAACGATGAGGACACGGGCTACCAGCCGGGCCGGCCCGCGGAAACCGTAGAAATGGAAAAGCTTTTGCAAAGCCTGCGCTTTTCCGGGGCCGACTGCCCGATCGATCCCGGTCTGCCGGCCGGGCAGGTGGTGGCCGAGGTGGAAAGGCAGCTGGAAGAGTCGGAGAAAAGCGTTTTTGACGGAATGACTCTGAAGGATTTGGTAATGAGGAGGGTTGAAGGCGGGAGGCAGAAGGGGTGAGGGGTGAGGAAAGCTCTTAATAGCCGATCCCGATCCCGATTTCGATTTCGATGAAATTTCGAGTTTCTTGACTTTCCTTTATCCGGCTTCTATTCTTAGCGGCAATGAAAGACATCTTCCTCGCAGACGCCCACCTCCTCGACCCCGCCGCCGGCAATTATCGCCGGCTGCTGGCGTTTTTGGCCGATCATCGGGGCAGTATCCGTCACCTGGTCATGCTGGGGGACATTTTCGATTTCTGGATCGGATACCGCCACACGGTATTCGCACCCTTCGTGCCTCTGCTCGAAGAGCTCCGCCGGCAGCGCGAAAGCGGAACCGAGCTGATATTCGTTGAGGGAAACCACGATTTTCACATGGGCCCTTTCTTCAGCGAAATCCTCCAATGCAGAATTCTGCCCGACGGCGGTGAACTGCTGCTCGACGACCGGAAGGTCTTCCTTGCCCATGGCGATCTGATCAATCCCCACGACCGCGGCTATCTCCTGCTGCGAAAGGTCCTCCGCAACCGCCTGACCCGAATGCTGCTTACCCTGGTCCCTCCCGACCTGGCCTGGTCGGTGGCCCGCCGGGCCAGCCGTTTAAGCAACTGCAAAAAAACCCGCCGCCAGCCCCGGCTTCCGGAAAAACTCCTGCTCCATTTTGCCGAAGAACGCTTCACCGAGGGATACGACGCCGTCATCACCGGGCATTTCCATGTGCCGCTTTTCCGGCAGACTGGCGACAAAACGCTCATCGCCCTCGGCGACTGGATCGATCAGGATTCCTACGCTGTTTTCGAACACGGAGCCTTTGCTTTGAGAAGAGCTTGAAGGTTTTCAATCGTAGCGTAACGTAATACACCCCCTCACTGTTCATTTCGCCAGCATCTCCATGAATTCATGGACCAAAGTTCTTTCCAGTCGGCCCCGATCCTCCAGCAGCTGAAGAATGATCTGGCCCCGATCCGCCGGAAAGCGGGTGGCGAGATTTTTGCGGAATTTTTCATGGAGCAGGGGGAGGCCCTCCCGCCGTCGTCGGCGGTGGCCGAGGGGATATTTGATTTCGATCTTTCCGGTCTGGTCGCCGTTGTTGAAGAAAACCTGCACCGCGTTGGCGATGGAGCGTTTTTCCGGGTCGAGGTAATCCGTGCTGTATCTCTTGTCCTCCACCACCTCCATCAAGTTGCGCAAGTGGTCTATGCGCGGGTCGGCGGCCGTGCGGTCCTGGTAGTGGTCTGCCGTCAGTTCGCCGAAGATGAGGGCAACGGCCGTCATATATTGCAGGCAGTGGTCGCGGTCCGCAGGATTGTAGAGCGGTCCGGTCTTGCTGATGATGCGCCTGGCCGCCTCCTGGGTGGTGATGACGATCCGGTCGATCTCATGCAGACGGTTTCTGATCTGGGGATGCAGCTCCAAGGCCGCCTCCACGGCAGTCTGGGCATGGAATTCGGCGGGAAAGGCGATCTTGAACAGGATGTTTTCCATCACGTAGGTGCCGTAGTGACGCTGGAAACGGAAGGATCTGCCGCCAAACAGCACGTCGTAGAAACCCCAGGTTTTGGCGGTGAGGGCAGCGGGATAGCCGGTTTCCCCCCTCAGGGTGAGCAGAGCCAGGCGCACTGCCCGGCTGGTGGCATCTCCGGCGGCCCAGGATTTACGTGAACCGGTGTTGGGCAGCTGGCGGTAGGT
The genomic region above belongs to Syntrophotaleaceae bacterium and contains:
- a CDS encoding YihY/virulence factor BrkB family protein; this translates as MDNPKKNLDRIRTFFAEEIWNYDSSELGRWPKIWLRLVQVVSLAVRDFYYDKCLLRASALTYTTLLSIVPLLALMVAVLKGLGVQNVIEPLILERLAGGMDQVVAAIFRYIENTNFGRLGWLGLVFLVVSVLALLSGIEESFNHIWRVKETRTLLRRFSDYFSVVLLGPILILAAVSISTTLQSQVLLQRLVETAYVGEAIVLIFKLVPFLVMWAAFIFLYLFMPNTRVRFHAALVGGVVGGTIWQLVQWAYVHFQFGVAKYNAIYGTLAALPVFMIWLYMSWVIVLLGLELTYAVQNASTLRQELTDGRLNYASRQRVALTILVLVGEAFYRGNPPWTRMQLCNQLGLPARQVTELLDELLHLGLLVVVHGENDEDTGYQPGRPAETVEMEKLLQSLRFSGADCPIDPGLPAGQVVAEVERQLEESEKSVFDGMTLKDLVMRRVEGGRQKG
- a CDS encoding bifunctional 2-methylcitrate dehydratase/aconitate hydratase, producing the protein MTERTDASNIRPQPDQELVDIADYVLNYRIDSEEAWETARLCLMDSLGCCFLALNYPECGKLLGPEVEGSTVPNGCRVPGTTFVLDPVKAAFDIGTLIRWLDFNDTWLAAEWGHPSDNLGGILAAADYVSRRKPAGLPIKEVLTAMVKAYEIQGCLALENAFNRIGLDHVVLVKVASAAVVTALLGGSRQQVIDAVSQAWIDGHSLRTYRQLPNTGSRKSWAAGDATSRAVRLALLTLRGETGYPAALTAKTWGFYDVLFGGRSFRFQRHYGTYVMENILFKIAFPAEFHAQTAVEAALELHPQIRNRLHEIDRIVITTQEAARRIISKTGPLYNPADRDHCLQYMTAVALIFGELTADHYQDRTAADPRIDHLRNLMEVVEDKRYSTDYLDPEKRSIANAVQVFFNNGDQTGKIEIKYPLGHRRRRREGLPLLHEKFRKNLATRFPADRGQIILQLLEDRGRLERTLVHEFMEMLAK
- a CDS encoding pitrilysin family protein; the protein is MRLQWIFGRLAAALLLLAVPFSAPEAAETVDGQTAALEEKVLQAGTLEEKVREHTFANGLKLLVVERPSAPIFTAYLTVGVGGVDEASSMRGMAHFLEHLRFKGTRTIGTTDFAKEKPLLDSIEEAGEALDRMRLRKDADPAQIAELEKRLDELQERHRRFVIKDEFAGIYARHGGVGYNAFTSKDLTSYLISLPANKLELWAAIESDRMKNAVLREFYTERDVVMEERRRSYDTNPDGLLYENLIATAFTVHPYRNPVIGWPSDIANLTPDEAHWFMENYYMPTNTVIAIVGAVDFDKVVSVVGKYFGDIPPGTSVPEVTAVEPPQRGEKRIHVRFDSEPKLAMAFHKPTLPERADYVFDVIDQLLAQGRTSRLYQSLVIDKQLATSVSAYGAPGFRYPNLFVINAVPRHPHTTGEVEAAITEELQKLAEEPVTEEELARVRNRLQVERLRLLKSNDGLAGQLTFYESVAGDWRYLVDYDKQIATVTPSEIMQVARRYLTPANRTVATVGNQEG
- a CDS encoding pitrilysin family protein; protein product: MRKLFFLFICFFLPIAWVSSSLALNPRAYDGPPLVFDLPGVERVTLPNGIRLYLKEDHELPLVEVTAMIGAGTIGDPADKTGLGRLYAALLQTGGAGNLSPADFDAELDRLAIDLAIGADSYATTAGMSMQASDLQRGLGLLASVFRQPRFDPQRLELARRQLVEQIRRQDDDPGFVANRTLREALYGDHPLGRTPTVETAGAVTREDLLDFHQRFSRPNNLWLGVSGDFDREQLMKLLDDLFGTWPSGNFVQQKIPPLPPASSPAIYPVVKDLPQTTLLLGERGIDKDNPDLYALRVMNFILGGGGFNSRLMREVRSNRGLAYSVFSYYDIGRRLPGLFIAGTETKTASVPEVVDLMRSLMQQMTERPVSNEELRLAKESLINSFVFAFEDTHEIVSQTMRLDFYDYPPDYLERYRDRVADVTVPQVLDVARRYLDPRQQVIVLVGEQLDSRQLAEAFELPVAPGRDLEDKEEPEKTRKAG
- a CDS encoding UDP-2,3-diacylglucosamine diphosphatase is translated as MKDIFLADAHLLDPAAGNYRRLLAFLADHRGSIRHLVMLGDIFDFWIGYRHTVFAPFVPLLEELRRQRESGTELIFVEGNHDFHMGPFFSEILQCRILPDGGELLLDDRKVFLAHGDLINPHDRGYLLLRKVLRNRLTRMLLTLVPPDLAWSVARRASRLSNCKKTRRQPRLPEKLLLHFAEERFTEGYDAVITGHFHVPLFRQTGDKTLIALGDWIDQDSYAVFEHGAFALRRA